From one Prosthecobacter debontii genomic stretch:
- a CDS encoding cytochrome c3 family protein — protein MNTSLSILPWVLGIGSAALLSSYLAGRFREDDGASTVFLPGATTHGHYQIEMKCTACHEPWGGVREQSCIDCHGSALAAAKDSHPMAKFTDPRNADRLTTIAADKCITCHIEHRPEATTAMGVTQPIDYCLHCHADVAQERPSHEGMSFATCLNVGCHNYHDNTALYEDFLAKHASEPAQLLRALLPERTKVHGHGQAPKDTAHGVPMTASLSSAQHDGRLPSGPNADKILNDWAASAHAAAAVNCTSCHGKETEWRDQPGMDSCTECHKQENEGFLAGLHGMRLAQGLPAMQPGQARLPMQEKSAHLSLTCNSCHSPHDSNTRRAAVESCLQCHADNHSLAYKESSHYQLWLSEISGKTPAGSGVSCATCHMPRETHVKGELTTVSVQHNQSMNLRPVEKMARGVCINCHGLGFSLDSLADPKLGPTNFDGHPEHHIESIEMVLSRRKASAKKQ, from the coding sequence TTGAACACGTCCCTCTCCATCTTGCCCTGGGTGCTAGGCATCGGCTCTGCCGCTTTGCTGAGCAGCTATCTGGCTGGCCGCTTCCGCGAGGATGATGGAGCCTCCACTGTCTTCCTTCCAGGGGCGACGACGCACGGCCATTACCAGATCGAGATGAAATGCACGGCCTGCCATGAACCTTGGGGCGGTGTGCGTGAGCAATCCTGCATCGATTGCCACGGCAGCGCCTTGGCAGCGGCCAAAGATTCACACCCGATGGCCAAATTTACCGATCCACGCAACGCAGATCGCCTCACCACGATCGCCGCCGACAAGTGCATCACTTGCCATATCGAACATCGTCCCGAAGCCACGACCGCCATGGGGGTGACGCAGCCCATCGACTACTGCCTCCACTGCCATGCCGATGTGGCCCAAGAGCGCCCGAGCCATGAAGGCATGAGTTTCGCCACCTGTCTGAATGTCGGTTGCCATAACTATCACGACAACACCGCTCTGTATGAGGACTTCCTCGCCAAACATGCCTCCGAACCGGCTCAACTGCTGCGCGCCCTTCTGCCGGAGCGCACCAAGGTTCACGGTCATGGACAAGCTCCAAAAGACACGGCCCATGGAGTTCCGATGACGGCTTCACTGTCCTCGGCTCAACATGACGGACGCCTCCCCAGTGGCCCCAATGCAGACAAGATCTTGAATGACTGGGCCGCCTCCGCTCACGCAGCCGCAGCCGTCAACTGCACCTCTTGCCATGGCAAAGAAACCGAATGGCGAGATCAACCCGGCATGGATTCCTGCACGGAATGCCACAAGCAAGAGAATGAAGGTTTTCTCGCAGGGCTGCACGGCATGAGATTGGCTCAGGGACTCCCAGCCATGCAGCCAGGCCAAGCACGCCTGCCCATGCAAGAGAAGTCGGCACACCTCAGCCTGACCTGCAACTCCTGCCACAGCCCTCATGACAGCAACACCCGCCGTGCAGCCGTGGAGTCCTGCCTGCAATGCCACGCGGACAATCATAGCTTGGCTTACAAAGAATCTTCTCACTATCAGCTCTGGCTCTCCGAGATCAGCGGTAAGACCCCCGCAGGCAGTGGCGTCAGTTGTGCCACCTGCCACATGCCCCGGGAGACGCATGTGAAAGGCGAACTCACCACCGTGAGCGTGCAGCATAACCAGAGCATGAATCTCCGACCTGTGGAGAAGATGGCCCGGGGCGTCTGCATCAACTGCCATGGCCTTGGTTTTTCTCTCGACTCTTTGGCCGATCCGAAACTCGGCCCAACCAATTTTGACGGACATCCTGAACATCACATCGAATCCATCGAGATGGTGCTTAGCCGCCGGAAAGCGTCCGCCAAAAAGCAATGA
- a CDS encoding ABC transporter ATP-binding protein, which yields MSLIEIKHVNVGFGSSGQRTEVLRDLNLSIEEGELVAIVGYSGSGKTTLVNLIAGLVKPDQGQVLFDGKPVTGPGPERGLVFQTYALLPWLSVQGNVALAVDQVCQSETAEQRSTRVADAVDQVKLTPATRKLPRELSGGMRQRVSVARALSFAPRVLLLDEPLSALDALTRSELQDQILELKKRTGQTILLITNDVDEALYMADKVIPLTMGPAATLGAVEMIDKAHPRDRATLLADPKILASRTRLLDFLIAQRDDQAESSSIRALPEATPVDIRSSRPTFTFRWAPAHSAIQPVKAKDQTAPHGSGHGFVSISQLAKSYPTPRGEAVIVRDFNLNIQRGELVSIIGHSGCGKSTVLGMVAGLSSITHGGIIVDGREIDGAGPDRGMVFQSPNLLPWMSALENVMLGVRQVFYQLSKTEQKDIAAHYLETLGLGGSFDKKPGALSQGMRQRVGLARAFALQPKVLLLDEPFGMLDKLTKLELQDVLLNLRERTGTTAIMVTHDVDEAIYLSDQVVMMSDGPAATAAEILHIDLPRPRHRKLLMEQPEWHHYREHLLSFLEERAHLRGVTTHHRRADATLLRRAASLSLQAAA from the coding sequence ATGTCTCTGATCGAAATTAAACACGTCAACGTCGGCTTTGGCAGCAGCGGCCAGAGGACCGAAGTTCTTCGAGATCTCAATCTCTCCATTGAGGAAGGAGAACTCGTCGCCATCGTTGGTTATTCCGGCAGTGGGAAGACCACTTTGGTGAACCTAATCGCTGGTCTGGTAAAGCCGGATCAGGGGCAGGTGCTCTTTGATGGCAAGCCTGTGACAGGACCAGGTCCAGAGCGTGGTTTGGTCTTTCAAACCTACGCACTGCTTCCTTGGTTGAGCGTGCAGGGAAATGTGGCTCTAGCGGTCGATCAAGTGTGTCAAAGCGAGACGGCCGAGCAACGCAGCACTCGAGTTGCCGATGCGGTGGATCAGGTGAAACTCACACCCGCCACCCGCAAGCTGCCGCGTGAGCTCTCCGGAGGCATGCGGCAGCGTGTCTCGGTCGCCCGTGCGTTATCTTTTGCGCCAAGAGTGCTTCTACTGGATGAGCCCCTGAGCGCTCTCGATGCCCTGACGAGATCCGAGTTACAGGATCAGATCCTGGAGCTAAAAAAGCGCACCGGACAGACCATCCTCCTCATCACCAATGATGTCGATGAGGCGCTGTACATGGCAGACAAGGTGATCCCGCTGACCATGGGACCTGCTGCCACCCTCGGTGCCGTAGAGATGATCGATAAAGCACATCCACGGGACCGGGCGACGCTGCTGGCAGATCCGAAGATTCTCGCCTCACGCACCCGCCTTCTCGACTTCCTCATCGCGCAGCGGGATGACCAAGCCGAGAGCAGCAGCATCCGTGCTCTACCCGAAGCCACACCGGTGGATATCCGCAGCTCACGGCCGACCTTTACCTTTCGCTGGGCTCCCGCTCACAGCGCCATTCAGCCTGTTAAAGCTAAGGATCAAACGGCTCCCCATGGCTCAGGACATGGCTTTGTAAGCATCTCTCAATTGGCGAAAAGTTACCCGACTCCGCGTGGCGAGGCTGTGATCGTCCGTGATTTCAACCTCAATATTCAGCGCGGTGAATTGGTCTCGATCATCGGCCACAGCGGTTGCGGCAAAAGCACCGTTCTCGGCATGGTGGCCGGCCTGAGCAGCATCACTCATGGCGGCATCATTGTGGATGGACGCGAAATCGATGGGGCTGGACCTGATCGCGGCATGGTCTTCCAGAGCCCCAACCTACTGCCATGGATGAGCGCACTGGAGAACGTCATGCTCGGCGTCCGCCAGGTGTTTTATCAGCTCAGCAAGACGGAGCAGAAGGACATCGCCGCTCATTACCTCGAAACCTTAGGTTTAGGGGGCAGCTTTGATAAAAAGCCCGGCGCACTCTCTCAAGGCATGCGCCAGCGTGTCGGTCTAGCCCGAGCTTTTGCGCTCCAACCGAAGGTGCTGCTGCTCGACGAGCCGTTTGGCATGCTGGATAAGCTGACCAAACTCGAACTCCAGGATGTCTTGCTGAATCTGCGTGAGCGCACTGGCACCACCGCGATCATGGTCACTCATGATGTGGATGAAGCCATCTACCTCTCCGATCAAGTCGTGATGATGAGTGATGGCCCAGCCGCCACCGCCGCCGAGATCCTCCACATTGATCTACCACGCCCGCGTCACCGCAAGCTGCTCATGGAGCAGCCCGAGTGGCATCACTACCGCGAGCACCTGCTCTCCTTCCTGGAAGAGCGGGCCCACCTGCGTGGAGTCACCACCCATCACCGCCGTGCCGACGCCACTCTCTTGCGTCGCGCCGCATCCCTTTCCCTGCAAGCCGCCGCTTAG
- a CDS encoding FAD-dependent oxidoreductase, producing MKTHPPAEAPALPLSQAAAGGVVSSKKQRLLMIGHGMVSHRFCVEWVKLGHDGFSLTILAEENIFAYDRIHLTQGLSSSGEAHLELAPASWYSEHGITVTLGDAAAHIDREQRQVTTRSGHIHAYDVLILATGSSARRLSVPGADLPDVFVYRTLADLAAIRQRAATAKTAAVLGGGLLGLEAGRALLDLGVQTHVLETAHGLMTRQLHAEASQLLEQRVKASGLKVLTGCITTAITQEEASLQLHFRDERTLTADMIVMAAGVEPRDELAQACGLQTGARGGILVNETLETSDPAIFAIGECAVPRGVFYGFAAPGFDMARVLAEKLAGRDSRFTPTEYPVRLKLAGTDVVTIGDIRAEGNLLTWKNQGMLKQILLHEGRVSGVSLFGSTEDVGRLQTAVMQKQRLRFWEQARFVKTGSPWKPISQDVTQWPATAAVCQCTGVTRGQLSCAYAAGCKTVAALSAETGAGTVCGSCRPLLAQLCGSTTSPAVRLAKPLLWTCVVATLLPLLHAVLSPIPLSPTVSGFRYDLIWLDGFWKQVTGYTLLGLMVLALLLPLRKRVRALMHLGDYGAWRIIHTSLGVLSLMVLVSHTGFRLGFNLNKVLMMNMLTLAITGALSGAVIALAHRLSPVSARWLQVGWTCVHALLTWPLLVLVLFHILTVYRY from the coding sequence ATGAAAACACACCCGCCCGCCGAAGCTCCCGCGCTGCCTCTCTCCCAGGCAGCGGCGGGCGGGGTCGTGTCTTCCAAGAAGCAGAGACTGCTGATGATCGGTCACGGAATGGTGAGTCACCGTTTCTGTGTGGAGTGGGTCAAGCTGGGGCACGACGGCTTCAGTCTAACCATTCTTGCCGAAGAAAACATTTTTGCCTACGACCGCATTCATCTCACGCAGGGGCTCAGCAGTAGCGGAGAAGCTCACCTTGAGTTAGCTCCAGCCTCCTGGTATTCGGAGCACGGCATTACGGTAACTTTAGGCGATGCCGCCGCGCACATTGATCGAGAGCAGCGGCAGGTCACAACTCGATCAGGACACATCCATGCTTACGATGTCTTGATCCTCGCGACCGGTTCCTCCGCCAGACGATTGTCCGTGCCAGGGGCCGACTTACCTGATGTTTTTGTGTATCGCACCTTGGCCGATTTGGCCGCCATCCGTCAGCGGGCCGCAACGGCAAAGACTGCGGCAGTGTTAGGTGGGGGTCTGTTGGGCTTGGAAGCTGGACGCGCCCTCCTGGATCTTGGCGTGCAGACTCATGTGCTGGAGACAGCGCATGGCCTGATGACCCGTCAGCTCCATGCTGAAGCCTCCCAATTGCTGGAGCAACGCGTCAAGGCCAGCGGGCTCAAAGTACTGACCGGCTGCATTACCACCGCCATCACTCAGGAGGAGGCTTCCCTGCAATTGCACTTCCGAGACGAACGCACGCTCACCGCCGATATGATCGTCATGGCAGCGGGCGTGGAGCCTCGTGATGAGCTGGCCCAAGCCTGCGGCCTACAGACCGGTGCCCGAGGTGGCATTCTGGTCAATGAAACACTGGAAACCTCCGACCCTGCTATCTTTGCCATTGGCGAGTGCGCCGTGCCACGCGGGGTCTTTTATGGATTTGCCGCCCCAGGCTTCGACATGGCTCGGGTCTTGGCTGAAAAGCTGGCGGGACGGGATTCTCGCTTCACGCCCACTGAATATCCCGTTAGGCTTAAACTGGCCGGAACGGACGTGGTCACCATCGGCGATATCCGAGCCGAAGGGAACCTATTGACCTGGAAGAACCAAGGCATGCTGAAACAGATCCTTCTTCACGAAGGCCGGGTGAGTGGAGTCAGTCTCTTTGGCAGCACCGAGGATGTCGGCAGATTGCAAACCGCGGTGATGCAGAAGCAACGGCTACGCTTCTGGGAACAAGCCCGCTTTGTCAAAACAGGCTCTCCGTGGAAACCCATCAGCCAGGATGTGACCCAGTGGCCTGCCACTGCCGCCGTCTGCCAATGCACAGGCGTGACTCGTGGCCAACTGAGCTGTGCTTATGCGGCCGGCTGCAAGACCGTTGCGGCCCTCTCTGCGGAAACAGGAGCTGGCACTGTCTGCGGTTCCTGTCGGCCACTGCTGGCCCAACTCTGCGGCAGCACGACCTCACCTGCGGTGCGTCTGGCCAAGCCACTGTTATGGACTTGCGTCGTGGCGACGCTGCTACCGCTGCTCCATGCGGTGCTCTCCCCCATTCCGCTGAGCCCAACCGTCTCCGGCTTCCGTTACGATCTGATCTGGCTGGATGGTTTCTGGAAGCAAGTCACGGGATACACCTTGTTAGGCTTGATGGTTTTGGCCCTCCTTCTACCCTTGCGCAAGCGGGTCCGCGCCTTGATGCATCTGGGGGACTATGGTGCATGGAGAATCATCCACACCTCCCTGGGGGTGTTGTCACTCATGGTGTTGGTCAGTCATACCGGTTTCCGCCTGGGTTTTAATCTGAACAAGGTGCTCATGATGAACATGCTGACCTTGGCCATCACCGGAGCCCTTTCCGGTGCCGTGATTGCACTCGCCCATCGGCTTTCCCCCGTCTCCGCCCGTTGGCTCCAGGTAGGCTGGACCTGCGTCCATGCCTTACTCACTTGGCCCCTCCTGGTGCTGGTGCTGTTTCACATTCTCACTGTTTATCGCTATTGA
- a CDS encoding alginate export family protein, giving the protein MKRLALLLASASLAHAGTPTATPPAPPAPPPPPGYAPITFFDGKLTVDIQEKMRAEIRENNFDFNSAVNGPQDASWLLQRFRLGIGYSVAPWLKLYVQGQDLREIGGSRPNEMGTFGAEGDDTFDILKAYVQAGDLKKGVSVTAGRQFLAYGDQRLIGPLEWLNSARAFDALKLRYAASSWSLDLFSGSPVVFKDHEWNKSTFLDDDDTVNEMFSGLYLSTQWVPINTTTDFYVLHKRDDGNGAFGPRLGDTSFYTIGTLWKGDPKKLGGWDYETEMAFQTGEVSGRDLTAFAGHWGLGYNFKHPWKPRVGLQYNYATGDQDPADGDIETFQNLYPTNHLFYGYMDTSGWVNVHNPQLNISFSPTSKLKVMLDYHLYWNASNDDAWRRVNGVTAVRPVNAAARDASSFRGQEFDFTAIYKLNAHVALQTGYSLYMAGDYLNDTGAGDNAHFGYLQLQIDF; this is encoded by the coding sequence ATGAAAAGGCTAGCACTCCTGCTCGCATCGGCCTCCCTCGCCCATGCGGGAACCCCCACTGCAACTCCACCGGCACCTCCCGCGCCGCCTCCCCCTCCCGGTTACGCTCCGATCACCTTCTTTGACGGCAAGCTGACTGTGGACATTCAGGAGAAGATGCGCGCAGAGATCCGTGAAAACAACTTCGACTTCAACTCCGCCGTCAACGGCCCTCAAGACGCTTCCTGGCTGCTCCAACGTTTCAGGTTAGGCATCGGCTACAGTGTCGCCCCTTGGCTGAAGCTGTATGTCCAGGGTCAAGACCTGCGCGAGATCGGCGGCAGCCGTCCGAATGAGATGGGAACTTTTGGCGCGGAGGGTGATGATACCTTCGATATATTGAAGGCCTATGTCCAAGCGGGAGACTTGAAAAAAGGCGTCAGTGTCACCGCTGGTCGCCAGTTTCTCGCTTACGGGGATCAGCGCCTGATCGGACCTCTCGAGTGGCTAAACAGCGCACGAGCCTTCGATGCTCTGAAACTGCGCTATGCAGCCTCCTCATGGTCTCTGGATCTCTTCAGCGGCAGCCCCGTCGTTTTCAAAGATCACGAGTGGAACAAATCCACCTTCCTCGATGACGATGACACTGTGAACGAAATGTTCAGTGGTCTCTACCTGAGCACTCAGTGGGTGCCCATCAATACCACCACCGACTTCTACGTTCTCCATAAACGCGACGACGGCAACGGTGCCTTCGGACCACGCCTGGGAGACACCAGCTTCTACACCATCGGAACCCTGTGGAAGGGCGATCCGAAAAAGCTGGGTGGCTGGGATTATGAAACCGAAATGGCCTTCCAAACCGGCGAGGTCAGCGGACGAGATCTCACCGCTTTTGCGGGTCACTGGGGTCTCGGGTATAACTTCAAGCATCCTTGGAAACCACGCGTCGGCTTGCAATACAACTATGCCACGGGTGATCAAGATCCTGCGGATGGAGATATCGAGACCTTCCAGAACCTGTATCCCACGAACCACCTGTTCTACGGTTACATGGATACCTCCGGCTGGGTCAACGTTCACAATCCCCAGCTCAACATCAGCTTCAGCCCCACCTCAAAGCTGAAGGTCATGCTGGACTATCATCTCTACTGGAATGCCAGCAACGATGATGCCTGGAGACGTGTGAACGGTGTCACTGCCGTGCGCCCGGTCAATGCCGCCGCGCGTGATGCCAGCAGCTTCCGTGGTCAAGAGTTCGACTTCACCGCCATCTACAAGCTCAACGCCCATGTGGCCCTCCAAACCGGCTACAGCCTCTACATGGCAGGAGACTACCTGAACGACACGGGTGCCGGTGACAACGCTCACTTCGGCTACCTGCAGCTTCAGATTGATTTCTAA